One Belonocnema kinseyi isolate 2016_QV_RU_SX_M_011 chromosome 6, B_treatae_v1, whole genome shotgun sequence genomic region harbors:
- the LOC117174481 gene encoding uncharacterized protein LOC117174481: MESPEDPIRHLYEYVDLIEKIKEKRPGFFPALFEMHRSIVKDLPTDSELLKKIIEKFDLVPRAPTANLRTTGTQTYFKVQKPRKTIATQTSIKELKTLATQTSSLLLASKTIAAQTPSPPTTHNLIPSASTTKSSTISPSTALVPPESKPRICSLLSLNIPTPRNINPYTLQFLHSTARYACWNCQEPTHKYPQCQRPLTVFCFKCGEPGFSSLNCPYCARSSSSSSSHRNM; this comes from the coding sequence ATGGAGAGTCCCGAAGATCCCATCCGCCATCTCTACGAGTATGTCGACCTGATCGAGAAGATCAAAGAAAAGAGGCCGGGCTTCTTCCCAGCCCTTTTTGAGATGCATCGGAGCATCGTCAAGGACTTGCCGACAGACTCGGAACTTCTAAAGAAGATCATTGAGAAATTTGATCTCGTCCCTAGAGCTCCAACCGCGAACCTCAGGACCACCGGGACGCAAACGTATTTCAAGGTCCAAAAACCCAGGAAGACCATTGCGACCCAGACCTCCATTAAAGAATTGAAAACCCTAGCGACCCAAACCTCTTCTCTCCTCTTGGCCTCCAAAACCATCGCGGCCCAGACTCCCTCTCCACCTACAACTCACAACCTAATTCCCTCTGCTTCTACCACAAAATCTTCCACGATCTCTCCTTCTACTGCCCTAGTACCGCCTGAATCAAAACCCCGGATCTGCTCCCTCCTATCCCTGAACATCCCAACTCCCCGGAACATTAACCCCTATACCCTGCAGTTCCTCCACAGTACGGCGCGATATGCGTGCTGGAACTGCCAGGAGCCTACCCATAAGTACCCGCAGTGTCAGCGCCCCCTGACGGTGTTTTGTTTTAAGTGTGGGGAACCTGGGTTCTCCTCCTTGAACTGCCCCTACTGTGCCCGCTCCTCTTCCAGTTCCTCCTCACACCGCAACATGTAA